A part of Rhinolophus ferrumequinum isolate MPI-CBG mRhiFer1 chromosome 11, mRhiFer1_v1.p, whole genome shotgun sequence genomic DNA contains:
- the LOC117031273 gene encoding synaptojanin-2-binding protein-like — MNRRVDYLVTEEEITLTRGLSGLGFNIIGGTDQQDVSNDSSIYVSRIKENGAVDLDGRLQKDDKILSANGQDLKNLLHQGAADLFRNAGYAVSLRVQHRLQVQNGPIAPRGEGELRGGPRAMVLVPVFSLTMVVAWAFMRYRQQL; from the coding sequence ATGAACAGAAGAGTGGATTATTTGGTCACTGAGGAAGAGATTACTCTTACCAGAGGACTCTCAGGACTGGGCTTCAACATCATCGGTGGGACAGACCAGCAGGATGTCTCCAATGACAGTAGCATCTACGTCAGTCGCATCAAAGAGAACGGGGCTGTGGACCTGGATGGGCGGCTCCAGAAGGATGATAAGATCCTCTCGGCGAATGGTCAAGACCTAAAGAACCTGCTACACCAGGGTGCTGCAGACCTCTTTCGTAACGCAGGCTACGCCGTGTCCCTGAGAGTGCAGCACAGGCTACAGGTGCAGAATGGGCCTATAGCACCTCGAGGTGAAGGGGAACTGAGAGGTGGTCCCAGAGCCATGGTGCTGGTGCCAGTGTTTTCCCTCACCATGGTAGTGGCCTGGGCCTTCATGAGATACCGGCAACAACTTTGA